The following are from one region of the Malassezia vespertilionis chromosome 4, complete sequence genome:
- the SEC63 gene encoding secretory subunit (COG:O; TransMembrane:4 (o12-33i64-84o195-218i330-351o); EggNog:ENOG503NVTY) — MSGYKYDDEGGQFLTFVLTGVLALLLPFTYRVLFSRPKEDAQGWIDCKGHKTPTAKALLKVSPLYNVLSILVLISGWATVLYLFRSVANAAENSTHVMYDPFEILGIAASATEREIRRRYRQLSLQFHPDKMHSIVNQTKEEIESHYIELTKAYKSLTDETTRKNFELYGHPDGRQEMSLGIALPTWLIDSDNNAWVLALYAIMLGVGLPLLVARWWYGSRSRTKEGVLNATALGFFSKLKPSATQDDIPLLMAQSEELMELAAKLEASDDAAYAETEAQVCKAYKEMRGVELIPDHLSRAARRALVLFTAYMYRIPSTNKRVERAEYKIGRCAVKLLASLMAMSIAHAHLAQTSMLRAMLPYVVQAVPLGGGVISELFQLPHMTIPLARALVGQGSIAAQGLQGLWKMRDADRRSVLVGDGRMSSDEYDECMRVLGEWPRIELVDVYFTVVGEESVQADALMKLVLKYRLLPLKRDGSILRDGRRLDAKNKSDDHVRSSVDTEEKDMEAAVKAGMVPIGVAHAPYFAEEHKPHWLVQMGDHKQDQLIIPPHKFTDIGANDVRSVMISVKAPPEPGVYTFMLETDSDSYLGSSASQMLKLRVNEAPDLPEEEDYISEPEEDTLAGQMALMRGERVKRANVIEEEASGDDTDSDSNSDSDSDSDSDSD; from the coding sequence ATGTCTGGCTACAAGTATGACGACGAGGGCGGACAGTTCCTTACATTTGTCCTAACCGGAGTGCtagcgctgctgcttccATTCACATACCGTGTTCTTTTCTCGCGACCGAAAGAGGATGCACAGGGATGGATCGACTGCAAAGGACACAAGACGCCAACGGCAAAGGCTCTGCTAAAGGTGTCGCCTTTGTACAATGTTCTGTCTATTCTGGTTTTGATCAGTGGCTGGGCTACAGTACTGTACCTCTTTCGCAGCGTGGCGAATGCTGCGGAGAATTCGACGCACGTCATGTACGATCCGTTCGAGATTCTAGGGATTGCAGCTTCTGCtaccgagcgcgagattCGGCGCAGATATCGCCAGCTCAGTCTCCAGTTCCACCCCGACAAAATGCACAGCATTGTGAACCAGACCAAGGAAGAGATCGAGTCGCATTATATTGAGCTCACCAAGGCGTACAAATCGCTCACTGACGAGACGACGCGCAAAAACTTTGAGCTCTACGGCCACCCCGACGGTCGCCAAGAGATGTCGCTCGGGATCGCTTTGCCTACATGGCTTATTGACAGTGATAACAATGCTTgggtgcttgcgctctaCGCCATCATGCTTGGCGTCGGCCTTCcgctgcttgtcgcgcgTTGGTGGTAcggctcgcgctccagGACAAAAGAAGGTGTGTTGAACGCCACCGCCCTTGGCTTCTTTAGCAAGTTGAAGCCATCGGCAACGCAGGATGATATTCCCCTGCTTATGGCACAGTCGGAAGAGCTCATGGAATTGGCGGCCAAGCTAGAGGCAAGCGACGACGCAGCCTACGCGGAAACCGAGGCGCAGGTATGCAAGGCGTACAAAGAAATGCGCGGTGTCGAATTAATTCCCGACCATCTTtcgcgtgctgcgcgccgtgccttgGTCCTTTTCACCGCGTACATGTACCGCATTCCCTCGACAAACAAGCGCGTGGAGCGTGCCGAGTATAAAAttgggcgctgcgctgtaAAATTGCTCGCCAGTTTAATGGCAATGAGCATTGCCCACGCGCATCTTGCACAGACAAGCATGcttcgcgccatgctcccATACGTCGTCCAGGCCGTTccgcttggcggcggcgttATTTCCGAGCTTTTCCAGCTTCCGCACATGACCATTCCTCTTGCCAGGGCGCTTGTTGGCCAGGGCAGCATTGCAGCCCAAGGTCTCCAAGGACTGTGGAAaatgcgcgatgccgaTCGGCGCAGTGTACTTGTTGGAGACGGGCGTATGTCGTCCGACGAGTACGATGAATGTATGCGTGTGCTGGGCGAATGGCCGCGGATCGAGCTTGTCGACGTGTATTTTACCGTGGTTGGCGAGGAGTCTGTACAAGCAGATGCACTTATGAAACTTGTTCTCAAGTACCGTCTTCTCCCTCTCAAACGCGACGGATccattttgcgcgacggccGACGCCTCGACGCCAAAAACAAGTCGGACGACCATGTGCGCTCCAGTGTCGACACGGAGGAAAAAGACATGGAAGCTGCTGTCAAGGCGGGTATGGTTCCGATCGGCGTTGCCCACGCGCCATACTTTGCCGAAGAGCACAAGCCACATTGGCTCGTGCAGATGGGCGATCATAAGCAGGACCAATTAATCATTCCTCCGCACAAGTTCACCGATATCGGTGCAAACGATGTGCGAAGTGTGATGATCAGTGTCAAGGCGCCGCCCGAGCCAGGCGTGTATACATTCATGCTTGAGACGGATTCTGACTCGTACCTCGGCTCTTCTGCGTCGCAGATGCTCAAGCTCCGTGTGAATGAAGCGCCCGATCTACCAGAGGAAGAAGATTACATTTCTGAGCCAGAAGAAGATACGCTTGCGGGCCAAATGGCGCTCATGCGCGGAGAGCGTGTGAAACGGGCCAATGTGATTGAGGAGGAGGCGTCCGGCGATGATACCGACAGCGACAGCAATAGCGACAGCGACAGTGATAGTGATAGTGATAGTGATTAG